The following are encoded together in the Ezakiella massiliensis genome:
- a CDS encoding double-cubane-cluster-containing anaerobic reductase, translated as MIELRKDLPEIFEEFADARREAFLKVKEIKDQDIPVVGVFCTFFPQELALAAGATSVSLCATSDETIADAERDLPKNLCPLIKSSYGFAITDKCPFFHFSDLIVGETTCDGKKKMYEYLAKVKPTHVMELPNKQSEKGLELWYNEVIKMKEYLEDFLIVEITDEDIREAIRVKNAERSAIKDFYSIMKEDELPIMGLDMWHVLHGATFKFDKRAIPGELAGLKEKVLNEHKHIKGKKRILVTGCPIGGATEKVISAIEDNGGIVVAFENCGGAKAIDRNVEEGTDDPYMAIAEKYLNIGCACMSPNPNRRELLGRMIDEYKVDGVVDMHLQTCTPFQVESLEIKNFCNQEKNIPYIAVETDYSQSDIGQLNTRLEAFVEMI; from the coding sequence ATGATTGAACTAAGAAAAGATTTACCAGAAATATTTGAAGAATTTGCAGATGCCAGAAGGGAAGCATTTTTAAAGGTAAAGGAAATCAAGGACCAAGATATTCCAGTTGTAGGAGTTTTTTGTACATTTTTCCCTCAAGAGTTGGCTCTAGCAGCAGGGGCAACTTCAGTTTCCCTTTGCGCAACCAGCGATGAGACAATAGCAGACGCAGAAAGAGACTTGCCAAAAAATCTCTGTCCCCTAATTAAATCTTCCTACGGCTTTGCCATTACAGACAAGTGCCCGTTCTTCCATTTTTCAGATTTGATCGTGGGCGAAACTACTTGCGATGGCAAGAAAAAAATGTACGAATACTTGGCCAAGGTCAAACCAACCCACGTAATGGAGCTGCCTAACAAGCAATCCGAAAAGGGTTTGGAACTTTGGTATAACGAAGTTATCAAGATGAAAGAATACTTGGAAGATTTCTTAATTGTAGAAATCACTGATGAAGATATTCGCGAAGCCATCAGAGTTAAAAACGCCGAACGCTCAGCTATCAAAGATTTTTATAGCATTATGAAGGAAGACGAGCTCCCAATTATGGGCCTTGATATGTGGCACGTCCTCCACGGGGCGACTTTTAAATTTGACAAGAGGGCCATACCTGGAGAATTGGCAGGATTAAAGGAAAAAGTTTTAAACGAACACAAGCACATCAAGGGCAAAAAGCGTATTTTAGTTACAGGCTGCCCAATTGGTGGTGCAACTGAAAAAGTTATTTCAGCTATCGAAGACAATGGTGGAATCGTAGTTGCCTTTGAAAACTGCGGAGGTGCCAAGGCCATCGACAGAAATGTTGAAGAGGGTACAGATGACCCATACATGGCAATTGCTGAAAAATATTTAAATATCGGATGCGCTTGCATGAGTCCAAACCCAAATCGTCGCGAACTATTGGGCAGGATGATCGATGAATACAAGGTAGATGGCGTTGTAGACATGCACTTACAAACCTGCACACCCTTCCAAGTTGAAAGTCTGGAAATTAAAAACTTCTGCAACCAAGAAAAAAATATTCCGTATATTGCAGTTGAAACAGACTATTCACAATCAGACATTGGCCAGTTAAATACAAGGCTAGAAGCCTTTGTTGAAATGATCTAA
- a CDS encoding bifunctional homocysteine S-methyltransferase/methylenetetrahydrofolate reductase, whose translation MTNVKNIKFPLVFDGAMGTYYPDKSTRVMPECEMANLFDSEVIFEIHREYVEAGAMAIKTNTFQANTVSLGTDFSVVKNVIEAGIDLAKRAAAKTDTLVFADIGPIPKTKEHSIDEDLAEGKKIIDIFLSKGINDFLFETFSDLDKLLDLAKYIKGKDSDAFIITSFAVGADGLTRTGEVGEDLIFKAAESKDIDAVGFNCVSGPLRLREYIEKINLPDKIISIMPNGGYPTVIKNRTYYSANKDYFSNATLQFLEYGVQIIGGCCGTRPEFIKEITERISEYRYTKVRPTKKKQFRLDTPYTENLFRNKLEHGKKPIVVEFDPPKDLNMKKYMENVKALANAGADGITIADCPVARVRVDASLTAYKIKNEIGIEPIVHMTCRDRNVNASKALLLGLNLENILNIITITGDPVPTAEKDEVKSVFQFNSTKFAGMVADMNEKVFTNEMNIGGALNLNANKFDLEIKRAQAKEKAGVNVFYTQPVISRNAVENLKIARQELSAYIMGGVMPIVSYNNAIFMNSEASGIRLDDEIIDRYKNLDRDQASKLAVEITADFMKEIEDHVDGFYIITPFSRMDIVGELIGIFKK comes from the coding sequence ATGACAAATGTAAAAAATATAAAATTTCCCCTGGTCTTTGACGGGGCCATGGGGACCTATTATCCGGACAAATCGACTAGGGTCATGCCCGAGTGCGAGATGGCAAATCTCTTTGACTCGGAAGTGATTTTCGAAATCCACAGGGAATATGTGGAGGCGGGGGCCATGGCAATTAAGACCAACACCTTCCAGGCCAACACGGTTTCCTTGGGGACGGATTTTTCTGTGGTAAAAAATGTAATTGAAGCTGGGATTGATCTGGCCAAACGGGCGGCGGCAAAGACCGATACATTGGTATTTGCAGATATTGGCCCAATTCCTAAGACCAAAGAACACTCGATTGATGAAGACTTGGCTGAGGGCAAAAAGATTATAGATATATTTTTGTCCAAGGGAATTAATGATTTTTTGTTTGAAACTTTTTCAGATTTAGATAAACTTTTGGACCTAGCTAAGTATATCAAGGGCAAAGATTCTGATGCCTTTATCATCACTTCCTTTGCGGTTGGAGCTGACGGACTCACGCGGACTGGGGAAGTTGGAGAAGATTTGATTTTCAAAGCGGCCGAGTCCAAGGACATAGATGCAGTTGGCTTTAACTGTGTGTCCGGGCCTTTAAGACTTCGTGAATACATTGAAAAAATAAATTTGCCGGATAAAATTATTTCCATTATGCCAAACGGCGGCTATCCTACAGTTATAAAAAATCGGACTTATTACAGTGCTAACAAGGATTATTTTTCAAATGCAACCCTGCAATTTCTTGAATACGGTGTGCAAATTATTGGCGGGTGTTGCGGAACTCGTCCTGAATTTATTAAGGAAATTACAGAGAGGATTTCCGAATATCGGTATACAAAAGTTAGACCGACCAAGAAAAAACAGTTTCGTCTTGATACTCCATACACAGAAAATCTTTTTAGGAATAAACTTGAGCACGGGAAAAAGCCAATAGTCGTTGAGTTTGATCCGCCCAAGGATTTAAATATGAAAAAATATATGGAGAATGTAAAGGCGCTGGCCAATGCTGGGGCCGACGGAATTACAATTGCCGACTGTCCAGTTGCCAGGGTCAGGGTGGACGCCAGCCTCACTGCATATAAAATAAAAAATGAAATTGGTATTGAGCCTATTGTCCACATGACTTGTAGAGATCGAAATGTAAACGCATCCAAGGCCTTGCTTTTGGGATTAAATTTGGAAAATATTTTAAATATTATTACCATTACAGGCGACCCAGTGCCAACGGCAGAAAAAGACGAAGTCAAATCGGTCTTTCAATTTAATTCCACAAAATTTGCCGGTATGGTAGCCGACATGAACGAGAAAGTTTTTACAAATGAGATGAATATCGGTGGCGCCTTAAACTTAAATGCCAACAAGTTTGATTTGGAAATAAAGAGGGCCCAGGCCAAAGAAAAAGCTGGAGTAAATGTCTTTTACACTCAGCCGGTCATATCCAGAAATGCTGTGGAGAATTTAAAAATTGCCCGCCAAGAGCTAAGCGCCTATATAATGGGCGGTGTCATGCCAATCGTTAGTTACAATAACGCAATCTTTATGAATTCAGAAGCCTCGGGCATTAGACTTGACGATGAAATTATCGACCGTTACAAAAACTTGGATAGAGACCAGGCCTCAAAGCTTGCAGTGGAAATCACCGCAGATTTTATGAAAGAGATTGAAGATCACGTAGATGGTTTTTATATAATCACGCCTTTTAGTAGGATGGATATAGTGGGCGAGCTTATAGGAATATTTAAAAAATAA
- a CDS encoding FAD-dependent oxidoreductase codes for MKVLLAGGGHGHINVLKNLIKNLVDADFTLVTDFKRQYYSGMLPGFIEGIYTEDEISFNVPDLCKRAGVKYVEDKILSIDQEAKKLYSENDVYDYDIISINLGSLSNIIFPIESDRVCLVKPISEVVKAKEDLDQYFKAHGQSGRLIFIGGGASGVELALAFRAAYKDVDIEIITAHDILENFNEKAKRKLEKILKDKNIFIRKNERVEKIKDQMVFTDKGTYDFTQAFITTGFRGPDVKFENFQTTDKNYLWVSDSLLAGDDAFVMGDTATLRAYPDLNKAGVFAIREAPILYTNLIKAIENKRCFEFYTPQTKYLQIINCGGKKAAANYGGLAFYGRLMWILKDKIDRKYMEV; via the coding sequence ATGAAAGTTTTATTAGCAGGTGGTGGCCATGGCCACATCAATGTTTTAAAAAATTTAATAAAAAATCTTGTGGACGCTGATTTTACTTTGGTCACAGATTTTAAACGTCAATATTATTCAGGTATGCTGCCTGGTTTTATAGAAGGGATTTACACGGAGGATGAAATTTCCTTTAATGTGCCCGACCTTTGCAAAAGGGCCGGTGTAAAATATGTAGAGGATAAAATTTTATCCATTGATCAAGAAGCTAAAAAACTTTACAGCGAAAATGATGTTTATGATTACGATATAATTTCTATTAACCTGGGCTCCCTTTCAAATATTATTTTTCCAATTGAGAGCGATAGGGTCTGCCTGGTAAAGCCCATCAGCGAAGTGGTAAAAGCCAAGGAAGATTTGGACCAGTATTTCAAAGCTCACGGACAAAGTGGGCGCCTAATATTTATTGGCGGAGGAGCGTCTGGAGTTGAGCTTGCCCTGGCCTTTAGGGCGGCCTACAAGGATGTCGATATTGAAATAATAACAGCCCATGATATATTAGAAAATTTTAATGAAAAGGCCAAGAGGAAATTAGAAAAAATATTGAAAGATAAAAATATTTTTATCCGCAAGAACGAAAGGGTGGAAAAGATCAAGGACCAAATGGTCTTTACCGATAAGGGAACTTATGACTTTACCCAGGCCTTTATAACCACAGGCTTCCGTGGACCAGATGTAAAATTCGAGAACTTCCAGACCACAGATAAGAATTACCTCTGGGTTTCCGATTCGCTTTTGGCAGGCGATGATGCCTTTGTAATGGGCGACACGGCAACGCTAAGGGCCTATCCGGACTTAAACAAGGCAGGAGTCTTTGCCATTCGCGAGGCGCCTATTCTTTACACAAATCTGATCAAGGCCATAGAAAATAAAAGATGCTTTGAATTTTATACGCCACAGACCAAGTACCTGCAAATTATAAATTGCGGGGGCAAAAAGGCTGCTGCCAATTACGGAGGCCTGGCTTTCTACGGGCGCCTAATGTGGATCCTTAAGGACAAAATCGACAGGAAGTATATGGAAGTTTAA
- a CDS encoding acyl-CoA dehydratase activase: MVHVGIDIGSTASKVAVMDQDKKEILYTKLLPSGWNSRETGEEILRWLKSLDLGDMDIVATGYGRVSVPYADKTITEITCHAKGAMYLHPGDMTVIDIGGQDTKVIVVENGMVSDFLMNDKCSAGTGKFLEVMANRLGLTLSEMYEYAERGEPVPISSLCTVFAESEIISLMGKGTPREDICSGVVASIVTKVASLSSKRLKAGDVFLTGGFCDSPYMVEKLSEELKTEVKTDPRARFAGAIGAALLA; encoded by the coding sequence TTGGTACATGTTGGAATAGATATTGGTTCAACTGCTTCAAAAGTCGCAGTAATGGACCAAGACAAAAAAGAAATTTTATACACAAAATTGCTGCCAAGCGGATGGAACAGCCGTGAAACTGGCGAAGAAATCCTGCGCTGGCTAAAGAGCCTAGACCTTGGCGATATGGATATAGTTGCAACTGGTTACGGACGCGTATCCGTTCCCTATGCGGACAAGACGATCACAGAGATCACCTGCCATGCCAAGGGAGCCATGTACCTCCACCCAGGCGATATGACTGTCATCGACATCGGCGGCCAAGACACAAAGGTCATCGTCGTCGAAAACGGAATGGTCTCCGACTTCTTGATGAACGATAAGTGCTCAGCAGGTACAGGAAAGTTTTTGGAAGTTATGGCCAACAGACTTGGACTTACCCTCAGCGAAATGTACGAGTACGCTGAAAGAGGGGAACCAGTTCCCATCTCAAGCTTGTGCACAGTTTTTGCTGAATCAGAAATCATAAGTCTCATGGGCAAGGGTACTCCACGTGAAGACATTTGCTCAGGAGTAGTTGCATCAATCGTAACAAAGGTAGCTTCACTTTCATCCAAGCGTTTAAAGGCAGGCGATGTATTTTTGACAGGCGGTTTTTGTGACAGCCCATATATGGTCGAAAAACTTTCTGAGGAGCTAAAAACAGAAGTAAAAACAGATCCACGTGCAAGATTTGCTGGTGCAATCGGGGCGGCCCTCCTTGCATAA
- a CDS encoding zinc ribbon domain-containing protein has protein sequence MWCKNCGSEIEPGAKFCTACGAKVDDNPETPMNEEQDLNNQASVNQAPVKKSKNSKIIFGIIAGILILTLVGFGFYKFMNPKLSADGAEELIEDFFERYFNSETRLEASDYLSATADLNSFISAENLKKSEEIFDKEDGKIKFDLEEVGDSFDTEDDWAKMDFNLKTSVSGSEFSDKLSVEYLKDGRKWKIDKISGLDQWVANKPSVDKLLQLADDFLNEYMFSWDIGEMETLAQSRKSQGGLIDNTEFHELGIFQNTADDDFSLNIKLDAKPSDLKVEGDKINLKTNIKSFACGKEYEDELNFVFVREGEDYKVYDVKGLNVWVNGKLTIGNAYRIIDFFDLLTRHYVYDEDIDYDDYLVKDGPFKKFITSEQMVKRFEEEAMLTNMFSLDIPNVEIDYLDDGTANIYEPLDYSAFYGGFSKFVTLNLKLEDGKVKLNDILEKEKFFNMAPTAALIKNIVETGFSKLYVDYDPAGFDYFSPSTRSYMPSIEGIKESVEEEGKVVKVEAEVGYFELDYDSPKLTAVVTMKLYYEDGRVDEENGNMVFDEDEENWTWLIRDFIQ, from the coding sequence ATGTGGTGTAAAAATTGCGGGAGTGAAATTGAACCGGGGGCAAAATTTTGTACAGCTTGTGGGGCAAAGGTGGATGATAATCCAGAGACTCCAATGAACGAAGAACAAGATCTAAATAATCAAGCTTCAGTTAATCAGGCTCCAGTTAAAAAATCTAAGAATTCTAAAATTATTTTTGGAATTATTGCAGGAATTTTAATCTTGACCTTGGTTGGATTTGGCTTTTATAAATTTATGAATCCAAAGCTATCTGCTGATGGAGCAGAAGAATTGATAGAGGATTTTTTTGAAAGATATTTTAATTCTGAAACAAGATTAGAAGCCTCTGATTATCTGTCAGCTACTGCTGATTTAAATTCTTTTATTTCTGCAGAAAATCTAAAAAAATCTGAAGAAATTTTTGATAAAGAGGATGGCAAAATTAAATTCGATTTAGAAGAAGTGGGCGATAGCTTTGACACAGAAGACGACTGGGCAAAAATGGACTTTAACTTAAAGACATCCGTATCCGGTAGCGAATTTTCAGACAAGCTTAGCGTTGAATACCTAAAAGATGGCAGAAAATGGAAGATAGATAAGATCTCCGGCCTAGACCAATGGGTCGCAAATAAGCCATCGGTTGATAAGCTTTTGCAACTTGCAGATGATTTTTTAAATGAGTACATGTTCTCATGGGATATCGGGGAAATGGAAACCCTTGCGCAAAGTAGGAAATCTCAAGGCGGCTTAATTGACAACACAGAATTTCATGAACTTGGAATTTTCCAAAATACTGCTGACGATGATTTTTCCCTAAATATAAAATTGGATGCAAAGCCTTCCGACTTAAAAGTTGAAGGGGACAAGATAAATCTCAAAACAAATATAAAATCTTTTGCATGCGGAAAGGAATATGAGGATGAACTCAATTTCGTTTTCGTTAGAGAAGGAGAGGACTACAAGGTTTATGATGTCAAAGGCTTAAATGTTTGGGTCAATGGAAAACTGACAATAGGTAATGCCTATAGGATCATAGACTTTTTCGATCTATTAACTAGGCACTATGTTTACGATGAAGACATAGACTATGATGACTACCTGGTCAAGGATGGGCCTTTTAAAAAATTCATCACGTCTGAGCAAATGGTAAAACGTTTTGAAGAAGAAGCTATGCTTACAAATATGTTTTCTCTGGATATACCAAATGTAGAGATAGATTACCTAGATGATGGAACAGCTAATATTTATGAACCTTTAGACTATTCTGCATTTTATGGTGGATTTTCAAAATTCGTAACTCTCAATCTTAAACTTGAAGATGGCAAAGTTAAGCTAAATGATATCTTAGAGAAAGAAAAGTTCTTTAATATGGCTCCAACCGCAGCTTTAATAAAAAATATTGTAGAAACAGGATTTAGCAAACTCTATGTAGACTATGATCCAGCTGGCTTTGATTACTTTAGCCCAAGTACCAGGTCCTATATGCCTTCCATTGAAGGAATTAAGGAAAGTGTAGAGGAAGAGGGTAAGGTAGTTAAGGTTGAAGCTGAGGTAGGATATTTTGAATTGGATTATGACTCACCTAAACTTACAGCTGTTGTGACTATGAAACTCTACTATGAAGACGGTAGGGTAGATGAGGAAAATGGAAATATGGTCTTTGATGAAGACGAAGAAAATTGGACTTGGCTGATAAGAGATTTTATACAATAA
- a CDS encoding homocysteine S-methyltransferase family protein codes for MDTKNKVVILDGAMGTMLQKAGMEVGEIPELLNIKNPDMVNGVYQKYIDAGSDIIYACTFGANRRKIGSKKTLEVVKAATANAKNLAQKTGARVALDIGPIGEMLEPMGALKFEEAIDIFKEVIKAGEENTDLIVIETMTDLLEVKAAILAARETTDKPIFVTMTFEEDGRTFAGVSMETFVNMVQGLGVSALGINCSLGPAEMVKMIEKLASLTDIDLIVKPNAGFPDMDGNYNLSPEDFAKTMGQILDLGVKYIGGCCGTDHRFIKILADSYKGKPVKTRKINKISGPSSALKILNNYAFKVVGERLNPTGKKRFQEALKNEDMDFFIREAIAQVDAGAEILDVNVGFPGIDEAAMQAKIVKALQGVLDTPLQIDSTNPAAIESALRVYNGKAIVNSVNGEEEKLTTILPLVKKYNAQVIALLIDEKGIPEKAEDRLALAKKIVKRAEAEGIDREDIYIDCLTLTVSSNPEGAMETIKTMELVRDELGVKTLLGVSNISFGLPSRDIINASFLTLAMNAGLNMAIINPNSARMMEAIAAFKVLTNQEGAVDNFVEKFSQIQATDKEKNVDMDVQTAVYKGLKENVKDQVKVLLKEKTELEIVDNYLIPSLDKVGDEFEKGIIFLPQLIKSASAAEAGFEVIKASIAKSGKETISKGDIIVASVKGDIHDIGKNIAKVILENYGYNVIDMGRNVDPETIVAEAKKRNIKLIGLSALMTTTLENMKITIEQIKQELPDAKIMVGGAVLTEAYAEEIQANYYLKDAKTNVSVAKEIFGE; via the coding sequence GTGGATACCAAAAATAAAGTTGTGATTTTGGATGGGGCCATGGGAACCATGCTGCAAAAGGCCGGCATGGAAGTGGGCGAAATTCCAGAATTATTAAATATAAAAAATCCTGATATGGTAAATGGAGTTTACCAAAAATATATTGACGCAGGGTCTGATATAATTTACGCTTGCACTTTTGGTGCCAACAGGCGGAAGATAGGATCTAAAAAAACCCTAGAGGTGGTCAAGGCTGCGACTGCAAACGCCAAAAATCTTGCCCAAAAAACTGGCGCACGTGTGGCTCTAGATATCGGACCAATAGGGGAAATGCTTGAGCCCATGGGGGCCTTGAAATTTGAAGAGGCCATTGATATTTTCAAGGAAGTTATCAAGGCAGGAGAAGAAAATACTGATCTTATTGTAATAGAAACCATGACCGACCTTTTGGAAGTTAAGGCGGCAATTTTGGCTGCCCGCGAAACTACGGACAAGCCTATTTTTGTAACCATGACCTTTGAAGAAGACGGTCGAACTTTTGCAGGCGTGAGCATGGAGACTTTTGTTAACATGGTCCAAGGCCTGGGCGTGAGTGCCCTTGGCATCAACTGCTCCCTGGGGCCAGCCGAAATGGTGAAGATGATAGAAAAACTTGCAAGCCTAACAGATATTGATTTAATAGTTAAGCCCAACGCTGGCTTTCCAGATATGGATGGAAATTATAATTTATCGCCCGAAGACTTTGCCAAGACTATGGGGCAAATTTTAGACTTGGGCGTCAAATACATTGGTGGATGCTGCGGTACAGACCACAGATTTATAAAAATCTTGGCTGATTCATACAAGGGCAAGCCAGTTAAGACAAGAAAGATAAATAAAATTTCTGGTCCATCATCAGCCTTGAAAATTTTAAATAATTATGCCTTTAAGGTGGTTGGTGAACGATTAAATCCAACTGGCAAAAAAAGATTCCAAGAGGCTCTCAAAAACGAGGACATGGACTTTTTTATCAGAGAAGCAATCGCCCAAGTAGATGCTGGGGCTGAAATCTTGGATGTAAATGTAGGTTTTCCTGGCATTGACGAAGCGGCCATGCAGGCAAAAATAGTCAAGGCCTTGCAAGGAGTTCTGGATACGCCCCTGCAAATTGACTCGACCAATCCTGCGGCCATAGAATCTGCCCTTAGAGTTTATAATGGCAAGGCTATCGTCAATTCAGTTAACGGTGAAGAAGAAAAACTCACCACCATCTTGCCACTTGTAAAAAAATACAATGCCCAAGTCATCGCCCTCTTGATAGATGAAAAGGGGATTCCAGAGAAGGCCGAAGACCGTTTGGCCTTGGCGAAAAAAATTGTAAAGAGGGCCGAGGCTGAGGGGATTGATAGAGAAGATATATACATCGACTGCCTGACCTTAACCGTCTCTTCTAATCCTGAAGGGGCCATGGAGACCATTAAAACCATGGAATTAGTCAGGGATGAGCTGGGCGTAAAAACCCTACTTGGCGTTTCAAATATTAGTTTTGGTTTGCCGAGTAGGGATATTATTAATGCCAGCTTTTTGACTTTGGCAATGAATGCCGGCCTCAACATGGCAATTATAAATCCAAATTCCGCCAGGATGATGGAGGCCATAGCCGCTTTTAAGGTGTTGACTAACCAAGAAGGGGCTGTTGATAATTTTGTAGAAAAGTTCTCCCAAATACAGGCGACTGATAAAGAAAAAAATGTAGACATGGATGTTCAAACAGCCGTCTACAAGGGGCTCAAGGAAAATGTTAAGGACCAAGTCAAAGTTCTCTTAAAGGAAAAAACTGAGCTGGAAATTGTGGATAATTATTTGATTCCGTCTCTTGATAAGGTCGGTGACGAGTTTGAAAAGGGAATAATTTTTCTTCCCCAACTAATAAAAAGTGCCAGCGCAGCTGAGGCTGGTTTTGAAGTTATCAAGGCCTCAATTGCAAAGTCCGGCAAGGAAACTATTTCCAAGGGCGATATCATAGTCGCAAGTGTCAAGGGGGACATCCACGACATTGGAAAAAACATTGCCAAGGTAATATTAGAAAACTATGGCTACAATGTTATCGACATGGGCAGGAATGTGGACCCAGAGACAATTGTGGCTGAGGCCAAGAAGAGAAATATTAAACTCATCGGCTTAAGTGCACTTATGACGACGACCTTGGAAAACATGAAGATAACAATTGAGCAAATAAAACAAGAATTGCCCGATGCCAAGATTATGGTCGGTGGAGCGGTCCTAACCGAAGCTTATGCAGAAGAAATCCAGGCGAATTATTATCTCAAGGACGCCAAGACAAACGTAAGCGTGGCGAAAGAAATTTTTGGTGAATAA
- a CDS encoding double-cubane-cluster-containing anaerobic reductase, with protein MDKNHEMWSNIGMDVEKHDVLCEVLPGAFGDVFLSQENRPKGMDYFNMVVGDIHGIRPSELIAEQEKGRKVVGTFCIHVPDEVPIAANAIVTGLCSGSQFWVPGGEKVLPTATCPLIKASLGARFDRTCPFFRIADLFVGETTCDGKKKAWEILGEDAPVYVMDIPQLKTEDDFIKWEKEIKKYITKIEELTGNKVTEESLHDAIVLINKKRKAMQRLNNFRKLDKVPISGKDVLLTTQIAFFDDPARFTEMINKLCDELDERVKEGVSVYKEGAKRILLTGTPLSIPNWKIHHIIESMGAAVVGEEMCTGLRYCENLVDETPGTIDEQVEHLAKRYLGSINCACFTPNDDRIDDIIRLAKEYKADGVIDLNLKFCTLYDLEGRKVERALKEEGIPVLGVETDYTDEDAEQLKTRIGAFIEMLG; from the coding sequence ATGGATAAGAATCATGAAATGTGGTCAAATATCGGCATGGATGTTGAAAAGCACGACGTCCTATGCGAAGTTTTACCAGGAGCTTTTGGTGACGTTTTCCTAAGTCAAGAAAACAGACCAAAGGGCATGGATTATTTCAACATGGTCGTTGGTGACATCCACGGAATTAGACCATCAGAATTAATCGCAGAACAAGAAAAAGGCAGAAAAGTCGTTGGAACTTTTTGTATCCACGTACCAGACGAAGTGCCAATTGCTGCAAACGCAATTGTAACAGGCCTCTGCTCAGGCAGCCAATTCTGGGTACCAGGCGGAGAAAAAGTTCTTCCGACAGCAACTTGCCCACTAATCAAAGCAAGTCTTGGTGCAAGATTTGATAGAACTTGCCCATTCTTTAGAATTGCAGACCTATTTGTAGGCGAAACAACTTGCGACGGCAAGAAAAAAGCTTGGGAAATCCTTGGCGAAGACGCACCAGTTTATGTAATGGACATTCCACAACTAAAAACTGAAGACGACTTCATCAAATGGGAAAAAGAAATTAAAAAGTACATCACAAAAATCGAAGAATTAACTGGCAACAAGGTTACAGAAGAAAGCCTCCACGACGCAATTGTTCTTATCAACAAAAAGCGCAAGGCTATGCAAAGATTAAATAACTTTAGAAAACTCGACAAGGTACCTATTTCAGGTAAAGACGTCTTACTTACAACTCAAATCGCTTTCTTTGATGACCCAGCCAGATTTACAGAAATGATCAACAAACTCTGTGACGAACTAGATGAACGCGTAAAAGAAGGCGTTAGCGTTTACAAAGAAGGAGCCAAGAGAATTCTCTTAACAGGTACTCCACTTTCAATTCCAAACTGGAAGATCCACCACATCATCGAATCCATGGGAGCAGCTGTTGTTGGCGAAGAAATGTGCACAGGCCTCAGATATTGTGAAAACCTAGTTGACGAAACTCCAGGCACAATCGACGAACAAGTTGAACACCTAGCCAAGAGATACCTAGGCAGCATCAACTGCGCATGCTTCACACCAAACGACGACAGAATTGACGACATCATCCGCTTGGCCAAAGAATACAAGGCAGACGGAGTTATCGACCTCAACTTAAAATTCTGCACCCTCTACGACCTAGAAGGCAGAAAAGTTGAACGCGCCCTCAAAGAAGAAGGCATTCCAGTACTTGGCGTTGAAACCGACTACACAGACGAAGACGCTGAACAATTAAAAACCAGAATCGGCGCATTCATTGAAATGCTTGGCTAA
- a CDS encoding putative Se/S carrier-like protein — MFFKNSIDAYNLSQKLTDIDTTLAPTPREADYCCGVCLIYKNPEDKAYIEKIAQEAGIDLGGFWEREGGINPDRMKFC; from the coding sequence GTGTTTTTTAAAAACTCAATAGACGCTTACAACCTGTCGCAAAAATTGACAGACATAGATACCACCCTTGCCCCAACACCCCGGGAGGCAGACTACTGTTGCGGAGTCTGCTTGATTTATAAAAATCCTGAGGACAAGGCCTATATAGAAAAAATCGCCCAAGAAGCGGGCATAGATCTCGGAGGCTTTTGGGAAAGAGAGGGCGGCATCAACCCAGACAGGATGAAATTTTGCTAA
- a CDS encoding Txe/YoeB family addiction module toxin, with protein sequence MSTGNYEIRYTKSAVKDIKKLKGSGLDRVTKDLIEVLRINPFQNPPYFEKLQGNLSGAYSRRINAKHRLVYRVEKEEKIVIIISMWSHYEF encoded by the coding sequence ATGTCGACTGGTAATTACGAGATTAGGTACACCAAGAGTGCTGTTAAGGATATAAAAAAGCTTAAGGGGTCTGGCTTGGACAGGGTGACCAAGGATTTAATTGAAGTGCTAAGGATAAACCCTTTTCAAAATCCTCCCTATTTTGAAAAGCTCCAAGGAAATTTGTCAGGGGCTTATTCGAGGCGGATTAATGCTAAGCACCGATTGGTTTACAGGGTGGAAAAAGAAGAAAAAATTGTAATTATTATTTCTATGTGGTCACACTATGAATTTTAA